DNA from Oxyura jamaicensis isolate SHBP4307 breed ruddy duck chromosome 4, BPBGC_Ojam_1.0, whole genome shotgun sequence:
CCATGAAAACCGAGCTGGAAGCTGTCAACgggaagaaaatgcaagccCTGGAGGTGTTTGCCCACGCGCTGCGCTTCTTCAAGCAGCACGCCGTGCAGGTGGggctgccccccagcagccgCATCGCTCCCCAGACGGAGCGCACGCGGTGCTGGTCTCCTCCACCTACGGCTTCTGGCCCCTCGCCCGCAGCCCTGGTGCAGGAACCAGGCTGTCACCGGCTGCTTCTCGCCCGGCAGGAGCTGAAGGACCAGTGCCCGTCGCTGCCGGAGAGGGATGCCATCCGCTGGGTGATCACCGTGCCGGCCATCTGGAAGCAGCCGGCCAAGCAGTTCATGCGGGAGGCTGCCTACAAGGCGAGGGGGCGAGCTCGGGGCGGGCCGGGTGCCGCGGCCGTCGGGCTCGGGCTTTGAAGCCTGGTGGTCGGGGGCAGATCTCGGAGCCAGGCACGAGGCTGGGGACGGGGAGCAGCTCCCCCAGGCACGAAGGTGccgctgcagggctggggtcggggagggagagctgctcctgcgggggccAAGCCTCATCCACCTGCAGCTACCCGGGCATGGTGCGGAGCCCAGCACGATGcacaggggctgcaggtggAGAATCCTCCCCGTGCACCACCGTGGGGATCCCCTGCCTGTCGCAATACCCTGTCCCTGTCGCGATACGCTGTCCCTGTCGCGATACCCTGTCCCTGTCGTGATGCCCCGTCCCCTCGCAGGCCGGGCTGGTGTCCCCAGAGACCCCGGAGCAGCTGCTGATCGCGCTGGAGCCCGAGGCCGCCTCCATTTACTGCAGGAAGCTCCGGCTGCACCAGCTGATCGAGCTGAGCTGCAAGCCCCAGCCCAACGGGCTGCCCCCCGACCACGCCATCGACTCCAGCTTCAGGCAgggtgagcggggccgggcacggGGTGGGCGCCGCAGGGTGGGCAGCcccgggctgcgggggggctcgggggaTGTTCCCCAAgtgccctcctgcccccctgAGCAGCCGGGTTTGGGGGCAGCCCTGTCCCGAGCCCCCCCAGCTTCACCACGGCCCCCCTGGGTGGGTGTCGTGGGTGAGTCCTTAACAGGTGCCCCCCATCCCTAAAGCCAGCAGGGTCCCTGGTCCCCACAGGGACGGGGCAGGGCTGGTCCCCACCTTCAgagacccccccccagcccgctgTGCCACACGGGGatgggggaaactgaggcagggagcGAGTGTGAGGCCGTGGGCTGCTCCCCTttgccctctgctccctgcaacCTGACCCCACCTGCCCCAaggcccctgctcctgctccgtGCCGAGCCACCCGCGGTGCCGGGGCTGCAGGAATGGCTGCGCCGCGTCCAGCCCCGCTGCCAAACGCCGGCCGGGGTGGCCGCACCTTCCCAAACAGCTCCTGCCCTTCCTGGCCGCCCTGACGGCCCcgggaggggacagagcagaGGAAACCCCACCCGGCCGGGACCCGCTGCGGTGGCGGGGGGAGAGCCACAGGGGTGGCACCACGGAGCCGCGGGGGTCCCGTGGGGTGCTGaaggggtgctgtggggtgctgcGGGGGTCCTGTGGAATGCTGAGGGGGTCCTGCGGGGTGCTGCAGGGTCCCATGGGGTGCTGTGGGCGTCCcgtggggtgctgtgggggtCCTCTGAGGTGCTGTGGGGGTCctgtggggtgctgcaggggtcccgtggggtgctgtgggggtcccgtggggtgctgtgggggtCCTGTAGGGTGCTGTAGGGTCCCATGGTGTGTGGTGGGGGTCCTGTGGTATGCTGAAGGGGTCCCGAGGGGTTCTGCGGGGGTCctgtgggatgctgcagggtcccgtggggtgctgtggggtcccgtggggtgctgtgggggtCCTGTGGGATGGTGAGGGGGTCCCGTGGGGTTCTACGGGGGTCCTGTGGGATGCTGCACGGGTCctgtggggtgctgtgggggtcccatggggtgctgcaggggtcctgtggggtgctgtgggggtcccgtggggtgctgtgggggtCCCGGTGGGCCTCACGCCTCCCCCCGTTGCCCCCGCAGCCCGCGAGCAGCTCCGGCGGTCCCGCCACAGCCGCACCTTCCTGGTGGAGTCGGGCGTCGGGGAGCTGTGGTCCGAGATGCAGGCGGGTAGGAGCGGGGGCTTTGGGGGGGACTTCGGGGGGGGGCTTTAACCTAAATTGGGGTTCCCCTTCCTGGCCAAACGCTGCGACGGCCGTGTCCTTCCCCTTGGGGCCTCCAAAATTTTtccatctggggaaaaaaaaaaaaaaaagcaaaaaaaaaaaataaaaaaatacattgggGTTCAGGCCGCCCGTGGCTGCGGCGTGGGGACCCCCCCGATGGCTGTGCCCCCCCGCAGGTGACCGGTACATCGTGGCGGACTGCGGCGGCGGCACCGTGGACCTGACCGTGCACCAGATCGAGAAGCCGCAGGGGACCCTGAAGGAGCTGTACAAAGCCTCGGGTGGGCGGCAgcccccggacccccccccccccggcccggggaAGGGCcctggggggctttggggggggaccctggggatggggggaggtggggacagcagggctggggggggcggtTAGGGAtcgggggggctcgggggggttgggggcggtggtgctgggggctgtggcacGGGGGTGCCCTGCTGCACCCCGTCCTGTgcccccccccttcccaccccggCTGGTAACGGCGGggccccccccgcgcccccagcCTCGCGGCGCGGTGTCGCCGGTCCTGCGGCGACATCTGGTGGCAGCGCGGAGCGGGGacggcacggggggggggggcggattggggacgggggggacatggggaccgGGGGGGCGGAtagggggacatggggacggggGGTGAGTGGGACGGGGGGGGCGGAGCAGAAGGTGAGGCTGAGGCTCAGGTCTGGGGACGAGCCCCCCCGCGGCGATGTCCCCACGGGATGCGCCTTGCAGCCCCTCCAGCGCTGCCTGGGCACACGGGGTGACACGGGGTGACACGGGGTGGCACGGGGTGACATGGGGTGGTATGGGGTGACATGGGGTGATATGGGGTGACACGGGGTGACATGGGGTGGTAGGGGGTGACATGGGGTGATATGGGGTGACACGGGGTGACACGGGGTGACATGGGGTGACATGGGGTGATATGGGGTGACACGGGGTGACATGGGGTGGTAGGGGGTGACATGGGGTGATATGGGGTGACACGGGGTGATATGGGGTGACATGGGGTGGTAGGGGGTGACATGGGGTGATATGGGGTGACACGGGGTGACACAGAGCCAGCTGGgctgccccgtgtccccgctcgggctcttccatttccttcagtCCCCATGAACGCCGCACGTGCGGAGCGGCAccgagccccccagcaccaccccaggACCCCCGGCAGGGCCGTGCCCCATCCAGAGGGGGCTTTTTCCAGAAGGCCGGTGTCCCACGGCCACGCtccctgctggggggggggacattCCGTGTCCCCTGCCACTTGCAGGACCCCTCCTTGtccccagctcagccccgggcagggggcTCCCCTCCgcatcccccccaccccgctgTCCCCGTGCCGTGGCCGTGCggtgccatggggctggggtcGCTGCCTgacccccgcccccccctcaCCCAGGGGGTCCCTACGGCGCCGTGGGGGTGGACCTGGCCTTCGAGCGGCTGCTGTGCCACATCTTCGGGGAGGATTTCATCGCCACCTTCAAGGCCAAGCGCCCGGCCGCCTGGGTGGACCTGACCATCGCCTTCGAGGCGCGCAAGCGAGCGGCGGCCCCGTCCCGCGCCAGCCCCCTCAACAtctccctgcccttctccttCATCGACTTCTACCGCAAGCACCGCGGCCAGAACGTGGAGACCGCCCTCAAGAAGAGCAAGTGAGCGCCCGGCgagggcggggggcggccgggcacccccagcccccgggaGCGCACGGCTCCGGAGCGTCCCCCGTGGAAGCAGGGGTGGGAGCTGAGCACAACGCTCTGCCGGGGGGccgtgggctggggggggggggggctcagggtgctggggggagctATAGGTGAGGGtcagccccaccagcccccctcctctcctccctccccagcgtGAACTTCGTCAAGTGGTCGTCCCAGGGGATGCTGCGCATGTCCCCGGAGGCCATGAGCGAGCTCTTCCAGCCCACCATCACCCAGATCATCAAGCACATCGGTAGGTGACAGCCTgcgatgggggggggggggtgctccctgctcccccccagcACCTTCAGCACCCACTCGCCCCCTGCACCTCCCCAAAGCCCCCATGGGCAGCCCCTCGGTGGTTCCCCCCAGCACCGAGCGCTGCCCGGAGCCGACCCTGCTCCCCCGTTCACCGGCACCGGGGGGGGCTCCTCGCCCCCCGCCCAGCCCCAAATCCCATCTCTCCCCCCCCCAGACGCCCTCCTGAAGAAGCCCGAAGTGCAAGGCATCAAGTTCCTGTTCCTGGTGGGCGGCTTCGCGGAGTCGGCCATGCTGCAGCGCGCCGTGCAGGCAGCCTTCGGCCCCGTGTGCCGCGTCGTCATCCCCCAGGACGTGGGGCTGACCATCCTCAAGGGGGCCGTGCTCTTCGGCCTCGACCCCACCATCGTCCGCGTGCGGCGCTCCCCCCTGACCTACGGCGTGGGGGTGCTCAACAAGTTCGTGGAGGGCAAGCACCCGCGGGAGAAGCTGCTGGTGAAGGAGGGCAAGAACTGGTGCACGGACATCTTCGAGAAGTTCGTCTCCGTCGACCAGTCGGTGGCCTTGGGCGAGGTGGTGCAGCGCAGCTACTGCCCGGCCCGCGCCGGCCAGCGCAAGACCATCATCAACATCTACTGCAGCGCCACGGACGACGTGGTCTACATCACCGACCCCGGCGTGCGCAAGTGCGGCACCATCAGCCTGGAGCTGCCGGAGCTGGGCGACGCCGGCAGCCCCCCGCGCGCCCGCCGCGAGATCCGCGCCGCCATGCAGTTCGGGGACACGGAGATCAAGGTCACGGCCATGGACGTGCGCACCTCCAAGACGGTCCGGGCCACCATCGATTTCCTCTCCAACTGACGCGCCCAGGAGGTCGGGATCGGGACGGGGGGGGGACACGCCGGCAGCTGCCTCGGTGCGGTGCCAGCCTCaggggcaccctggggtgctgggaccCAAGCGCTCACCCCTCAGCGTGCCACGAGGCCGCTGCCGCCCCACGTCTCACAGGGCGCCCCGAAGCTGTGCCTTTCCCACAAAACGGGCTGGGGGCATCCAAATTAAGAAAGCATAAATGGCCCCGGCAGGGCCACGCGGGCAGCACTGCCCCCGGCACCCGGGGAGGGGTCTCGGGCTGCTCCACCCCATGCTGGAGCCCACGGAGGACGCAAGCACCCACGCTTCCCATGCCCCAGATTTCCGGGTTTCGCACCCTGCTCGTCACCCCGGGGGACACAGCCGGTGCCACGCTGAGCCCCGGGGACGCGGACCGTGCGGGAAggagcccagcacccagcccggGGCTGCCTGGAaatgctgccccccccccgccccgccccacCACCCCCCGGCTGCTCACACACCAACAAACACATCCTCGCCCCCCCGGGAGCCTGAAAGCTGCAGGGAAGGGCCGGGCTGCCCCCCCTCCGTGGGTTTTAATCGCATCTGGCAGAGAAAATTGCCTGtgagggggcagcgggggggggagggagggagctgctggcagcaggcagccccgcagccccgggggggtTTGACACAGACAAGCTGAGCTCTGGCGTGTTTCCACCTGACATTTATTATTTACCTCtatagatgattttttttgtacttatCCCCCCCCACGCAGAGCCATGTACACAggtatctatatatttatatactcaGGCACGTAACGCCTCCTGTTGCTGTCGGGCCGGAACCACTGCTCCCAGTCCTTGCACCACGGgccagcaaaggaaagaaaacagcaaaacgGGACGACGTGGACAGGGGTGGGCGAGGGGGCACAGGCACCAGAGCCCTCCAGCAtagggccagatcctgccccagcccccaggAGGCAAAATTTAAGCTGGGGGGGCCAGCTCAGGGTCTGCCCCCCCCTTCAAGCCCCCAAACGTCCCCTCCTGGGGAGGACGGGGTGGGAGAAAAGCGAGGGGGAAAGCAGCAGTGGGGCAGCAGGGGAGacccttccccaccccagccccatccacggcaggagctgctggggcactCCAGGAGCCtctgggggttttggggggacGCCCCCGCCCCgagctgggggcagcagaggcaggcGGCGGGTGTGGACGCAGCAGCCCCGGCTCAGcgggcagaggggagcagcGGCAGCCACCAGCTccgtggcagcaggagggccgGGGCCCTGCCGGGGAAGGGGGAggtttgctttttcagtgttaaaCGTGGGGAGAAGGCAGGCTGGGGGCTAGTCGAAGCCGTGCCAGTCGCTCTGCTCCGAGTCGTACTCCAGCTCCGCTCCGACGCAGCGCACCCCGTCCAGGAGCATCGGCGTGCCGTGGTGCCGGTCTGCGAGACAGGAGGGGACAGTGGGAACGGGGGCACAGACGCCGGCCTTGCACCTTCTGCGACACCCCGGCTGGCTCCCGCGCCGCGTGCACGGCCTCTGCCCCTTGCGGAGCCCTTCTGGGACGTGCTGAGGCTCAGCGGTGCCTGTCCTCCCACGGGGAACGCGGTCACCCGCGGGGCTGGGAAGCGCAGGGACACCGCGCCCCGTCCCCGGGTCACCGCTGCAGTCACAGCCCCaggggtgctgagcaggaggagCTCAGCCCCAGGGTGCTGCAAGGCACAGGGCAGGGGTTAGGGGTTAAGGAACTGGGACACCgcgtggggacacggggctggcCACAGAGGGGACAGCGGGTCCAGCacaagccctgcagccccacggAGCTGCTGCCTGAAGCAAGCACCCGCTGGCAGCCCCGTGGGGAAGAAACCGGGGGCGTGCAGGGGAGCGGGGAGATGCTGGGGCTTGAAGCGGCCACTGCCACCCTCCCACCCGGCCGCTGTGCCAGGGAGGTCCCCCCGCGatgtcccccagccccgggaTTTTTGGGTGGAAAGCGTCCTGCTTTAGGACCACGGCTCAGAAGCCTCCACCAGGGGGAGAGCGGCGGCTGGAAGCGGGAGTcgctggggggagcagggggactGCAGCCAGGCGTCCCCTTGGGGTTGTGCTGGGGAGGGATCGCAGCTCCCAAACCCAGGGGATTGTGCGAGGCCCCGGGGAGCTGCGCATCCAGCACCAGGCTGTGGAtccctggggcaggcaggacaGACGTCCCCGGCCCCACAGCGGCCCTTACCCATCACGCGGGCTTGGACCACGACCTTGAGGCAGGCGCCGTCCCCGGTCTCGCTGGCGAGGAGCATCTCCTCCTTCAGGACCCCCTCCTTGTGCGCCGTGTACTCGCACTTGACGCTGTAGcctggggacggggaggggacGCTGTGAGCCCAGGTCTGGGCCAGgagtttttttgggggggggaagacaggagctggtgctggagcaAGGTGCCTGGGcagcgcagcccccggccccaaccccagcagcaccacgcACCGTGCCACCACCCCCAGGAACCGCTCTGCCCGCGCCCTGCCCTGTGCACAGCCACGGGTGGGCGGCCGTGCCGTGCCCCAGGCCGCCGCCTCCCCTCAGCCGGGCACCCCAAACCCTTCCTGCCGTGGGAGCCCGTGCCAAAACGTTGCACCTGCCCCCTTTGCAGAGCAGGGGGGACGAGGACACGGCCCCAAAGCGAGCCAGGAGAAGGGCGAAGGCTGCACCTCGAGAGGGGACGCAGAGCTGGGGCCAGACACAGCTGCCAGAGCCAGAGGAGGCGGCTGCTTTCCatccagaggggaaaaaaaaaaaaaaaaagcttatataaaggaaggaggaggcaggaaaataaacaccTGCGGCATCTCAGCAGAAGAAAGGCAGCAGCGCAGCCCCGGGGGCACGAGCCTGCCGCAAGCACGTGGCACAGCGCCGGGCCACCGGCTCTGCACGCCCTGGGGGGATGCAGCGACAGTGCCgggggagaaataaaaaggtgctgagcaccaggggcccagcaccagggctggggaacCCCCCCTGTGCCCGGGAGGGTGGAGGAAAGGAGGCAGCGGTGGGAGCAGCGCGGTGGGCGCCTGTCCCTGAGGCCGCCCCCCTCTCCTCCACGTCCCCACCCCAGAGCAGGGCTCAGGACCTCAGCACCGTGCTCAGGAGGAGGGGAGCGGGGGCAGGACCAGCTCGGGGGGGGCTCCAGGAGCTCCAAACACCTCCAGGAAAGGCCCGGGAGCGTTCTGGTGACCGGAGCAGGGCACCGGGGGCACCCAGCAGCGTGAGGCTGTGGGGCACACGTGCAGCTCCCCGGCTCTGCTCTGTCGGGCAGCTCCACCTCAAAACAAGGTCGAAGGCTTTATCTGCCAGCCGGAGGGGGAAGCAGGGGCCAAAacctttcctctccctgccagGAGCCCCGTTATCGCCTGGCTGCGCTCCCCGGGGCCGATTCCTCTCTGTTTCGGTGCCAGCACATCAAAGCCTCGCTGGTGCCACCCACGGCTGCTGTCGTGGCCAACCCCGGGCCGTGCCCCACCGGGCGCCAGGCTGAGCGCCCCCGGCTCCTGCAGGCTGCCACCGCTGCCGGGGACGGGACACGTCCCGTGGTgatgcccagccctgcccgcagccAGGACGCAGCTCACACCCCCAACCGCCCGGCCTGGGCACCAACCTGTGCCCTGGACGTGCTCAGCGCAGCACCAGAGCCCGTCCTGGCTGCCATAAGCACTCCTCCGCCCTCCTCCGGGGACACAAACCGACCCCAGCACCTCCCGGAGcggtccctgtccctgtccccacccctgtccctgtcccccaggctgcaggctctgctccaCAAGCCCACGGCCGCTCCTCACCTCCCACTTCCCACCTTCGGGACCTTTCCGAGCCCTGGGTGAAGGACAGCAGCTGCCCGGCACCGCGGGGACAGGAGGGCTGCGACGCGCAGGGGATAAACAGAGGAGGGACGGGGTTCAAAGAGGGGCAGCAGTGGCCGTGGGGCCGGAGGGGCCCTCACAAGGACGGACACAGCTAGCAGGACCGGGAGAAGCTGCACGAGAGGAAACGGGCAgggggggaagcagcagccagcgcccccccccccagacccgCAGCCACGAGGCGGGGGCTGCCACGTGCCCAGCTCCggaagggctgggaggaggctgagctgctgcagctgcagcaaaacaaacccCGGGCAGCCGAGAATCACGTCGGGATactgctccccttccctctctgacACGGAAATCAGGCggagaggcagggcagggccacGCCGCTTCTCTGTGCGGACCCTCGGCACGGAGAAAGAGCAGACAGAGCCAGGGCTAAAAATAAGAGCGCGTCTGGACTCCGTTCAGCAGGTTCCTGGATTAAAATGCCACAAAAGCACGCGGGGTCGGGGTCAGACGTCTCCCGGGAGGCGCGTGGAAACACGGATTCCTTCTCCATGCTGTAAAGCTCTCCGGCACGGCGAGGGACAGGCGCTGGGACACGGCCCCACGCTCCCGGgactgctgcccctgccccggagcccccccaggCGTTCCCAGCTCTGAAGCTGAGGTCCCACACCCTCCGCTTGGCACCAGCACCCGCCACCAACTGCCACCCCCGGCCCAGTGGGGCAGCGGGGACATCCCCAAGCAGCGAGGGTGCCACCCACGTGGGCGCACAGCGTGCCGGGggaccctggggacagcaggaccCCCTCTCCGCCACACATCCCCCACCTGTCCCTGTTAAGCCCTCGGGAGGTGAATCCGTCCTGACGGTGTCCCCCCGGGGACAGAAGCCCCCCCGCAGGACCccagggggaggggggtggcACGCAGGACACGGTGTAAGGACGCGGGGACCTTACCTTCGGGCACCGAGGTGACGCTGAGGACCCTGAGGTTGGGGTTGGGGAGGGGCAGGGCGCAGACGTCCTTCCCCAGCCGCTGCGACGGGGGCAGCAGGAAGGTGATCTCGTACTTGTGCAGGATCTTCAGGAAGCCCACCTGcgaggggagaggagggctcGGGTCACAGCGTGAGGGATGAAGGCACGGCGAGGggtccccaccaccaccaccccaccccACGTCCCCCCCAGTGGGGCAGGGACCCGCCAGCACCCGGCGCTCGCCCCCAGGCGCCACGGGGGTGGAGCAGGGTTGGCAGCagccacggggggggggggggggggggggctgctttCCCAAGCAACCAGGAAAATgtaataaacacatttattttagctgCACAAAGCGAGCGGCAGAAAATAACCACTTCTGGGAACGGCGCTGTGCAGGCCGGCCCCGGGGTGTTTCGGGAGCGGCAGGCCAAGTTTCCCCGTTTAAGCCGAGCGGCGCTCAGAGACCTGCAGCGGGAGCGGAAAGCCAGGAGGCGTCCAGCAGCCTCCAGCCGCCGTTTGTCCCTCCCCAGGATGAAAACCAGAGCCCTCTCCCAGCCCGCAGGCTGGTTTCCATCACGCCCAGCGATACACCTTTCGGGAAGGGACCCCCCCATGGCCCCCAGCACCGACCAGAGCCCCCCAAAACAACGGGACCCCAAGGAGAGGGGGGGACCCCGGTCCTCCGAGCGCCCCAGCTGCTGCCGCCCGCTCCTGGCACGGGCAGGGGGAGGCGAGGAGCTGAAGCGGGGCTAATTGCtgcgggggggcgcggggggagcTGCCCACACCTTCCGTGTGAATCAGAGGAGGGCGAGCGGCACGTGGCGGCAGCGCCGCCGGCACCCACACAGCGCCTCTCTGGGGCACAGCACCCACGGCAAAGGCATGGCAGCGAGGGCTGtgcccggccgggggggggacagaGCCCGGCCCACGGAGGGCTGGGTTGGGGTTTTGGGGACAGAAGGGGCTCTTCTTCACCCGGGGTGAGGCGGGAGCCACACAGCATGTGGTCACCAACCGTGCCGACAACGTGACCGCATCGAGCCACGCCACCACGTCGCTCTCCCCGCTCTGGGGGGCGATCCTCTGGGTAGGCATCGCCCCCCGGCCCTGTGAACCCCCCCGGCACCAGGATACGACCCCTGCCACGGGCACATCCAGCCAGGACAGGCACACGTGCAGCCCCACCGCGGGGCCCGGAGCCTCAGCCACCTCTATACATAAATAGATCATTTTTTACATAATATAAGGCATAAATATACCCACAAATATAAGAAGTACAAGCCATACGCCTCGGCACTCCTGCCCGTGAGCAGCTCGGAGACATCCCTGCGACACAGCACAGCCACAAACGCTGCGGGGATTTTCAGGACAGGGACAGACGTGGggtgagcagccccagccagcccgTCTCACCCCCGGCGGGGAGATGCCTCCGAGGGCGTGGGGCGGGCTGCACGGGAAGCACCACAGCACGCCAGGGCTGGGTGAGCCCCAAACCCACCCTAAATCCACCCAAGGAGCAGCGCTGGCTGCGGCTGCTCTGCCTCGGGACCCGCGTCCCATCCGCAGGGCACGCGTGGATCTGGGGGCCCTCGCGGCACGGCGCGCTCCGGCAGCAGAAAACCACCAGCAGCCACCCACGGGGCGCCAATCGCTCCGCGATCCGCAGCAATTTTTAGGGCAATAACCCGTCATCCGCCCTAGCCAAATAACTGACTCAGAGCTCAAAAGGGAATTTTAAATTGCTCTGCTTCACGCAGCGCCCGGGTACCTGCAGAGCCCTTCGCCGGCGTGGTTCCTCGGGGAAAGGAGCCCCCaagggggaggctggggacgGAGGCCCTGCGGTTCGGCCTCTCCCCCTCCGCCCGCAAACCAGCAGGGAAAAGTGGGGAGCGTTTTCTGCAGGGTTGAAGCCTCCTCTTGCAAGCACCCGCAGGGCTGGGGGCCAGCACAAAAGCCCCCGTGTTCAGCCCACCACAGCCACGAGCACCCCCTCGAggcgctgccccagccccacagagctGCCAGGTGCCTGAGGATGAGCGCGGCCCCTGGGGGGTCGGATCCGTCCCAGGGGTTCCAGGCAAGCACAGCCGGCACCAGGCAGCAGCGACGGGGCAGGAATCGGGGGTTCTCTCTGTGAATCCGGACCAAAACACCCCCTCCATAGCCGTGCCCTGAGGAGCCTCACAGCCACCTGTGAAGAGAGGTCCCcagggggtccccagggggTCCCCGGGCACGTGTCAGATCTCAGCCACCCCAGCACGTGCCCCCCGCGCCCCCACCTTGACGAGGAAGTGTCCGTCCTTCTCCTGTGTCACCATCACCGCCGAGTCGCGGAGCTTCTCCTCGAAGTGGACGTGGCCGGGGGCCCCCTCGGCGGGCTGGCTGGGGGCGAAGCGCACGCCGCCCGCCTTCGCCTTGCTGCCTGCACGGGGCGAGAGGACAGAGCCCGCGTGTCACCTGCTGCCCCCGGGGACAAGAAGCCAAGGGGTGGAGTGGCTTCTGCTCCCCTCCTTGGCCCCGGCTGCCCCAAGCCACCCAGCAGGACCAGCGCCGTGCGCCCTGGGGCTTGTGCCTTCACAGAACGAGGTCTGCGGGCTGCCAGGAAAAGacaactcctcctcctcctcctcttcctcctgctccagtgACCCAGGAAACCTCCCGGCCAGGCTGCCCGCAGCGGGGAGGATCCGAGGGGAAGCACTGCCAGCAGGTGATGTCACTGGCAGCCGCTTCTCCCTGCTGTCATTTGGGTGCTCAGCAGTAAAAGCCCAGCTGCAGAGGGTGCAAACAGCACCAACACCCCCGCCGGCCCATCCTGCCGCCGGCTGCGCTGGGACAAGGGGCGAAACCCCGCTGCAGGGAGCACAAACTGGGGCGGCACTCGGAGCACGGGCTCCGCAGCCGGGCGCTGACctgggagcggggccgggcacaAGCCAGGGTGCTGGTGACCAGCGCAGGATGGCACAGAGCCGTGGGGCAGGAGAACGTGTGGGGAcagggggtccccagccccattgCCGAGGCGTTTGGGGGGGGCAGAACCCCAAAGAGCCGGGAGCTGCGGCAGCGCTGCCCCACCGCGGCACCCAGCAGGATGCAGCCCCCTCCGCGGAGCCGCCGAGCACGTCCATCTGGCAGCAGGCACGGAGCAGATTGCTGCCTTCTT
Protein-coding regions in this window:
- the HSPA12B gene encoding heat shock 70 kDa protein 12B translates to MATLLEPGVRSLRMGANGERCPTPSPPGSPGMHHDSCSIAPLTPSQSPRSEARSQQSPSFAVVVAIDFGTTSSGYAFSFCSDPEAIHMMRKWEGGDPGVANQKTPTSLLLTPEGSFHSFGYTARDYYHDLDPEEAREWLYFEKFKMKIHSTSDLTMKTELEAVNGKKMQALEVFAHALRFFKQHAVQELKDQCPSLPERDAIRWVITVPAIWKQPAKQFMREAAYKAGLVSPETPEQLLIALEPEAASIYCRKLRLHQLIELSCKPQPNGLPPDHAIDSSFRQAREQLRRSRHSRTFLVESGVGELWSEMQAGDRYIVADCGGGTVDLTVHQIEKPQGTLKELYKASGGPYGAVGVDLAFERLLCHIFGEDFIATFKAKRPAAWVDLTIAFEARKRAAAPSRASPLNISLPFSFIDFYRKHRGQNVETALKKSNVNFVKWSSQGMLRMSPEAMSELFQPTITQIIKHIDALLKKPEVQGIKFLFLVGGFAESAMLQRAVQAAFGPVCRVVIPQDVGLTILKGAVLFGLDPTIVRVRRSPLTYGVGVLNKFVEGKHPREKLLVKEGKNWCTDIFEKFVSVDQSVALGEVVQRSYCPARAGQRKTIINIYCSATDDVVYITDPGVRKCGTISLELPELGDAGSPPRARREIRAAMQFGDTEIKVTAMDVRTSKTVRATIDFLSN
- the C4H20orf27 gene encoding UPF0687 protein C20orf27 homolog isoform X1, coding for MAAADKGSKAKAGGVRFAPSQPAEGAPGHVHFEEKLRDSAVMVTQEKDGHFLVKVGFLKILHKYEITFLLPPSQRLGKDVCALPLPNPNLRVLSVTSVPEGYSVKCEYTAHKEGVLKEEMLLASETGDGACLKVVVQARVMDRHHGTPMLLDGVRCVGAELEYDSEQSDWHGFD
- the C4H20orf27 gene encoding UPF0687 protein C20orf27 homolog isoform X2, translated to MAAADKGDKAKAGGVRFAPSQPAEGAPGHVHFEEKLRDSAVMVTQEKDGHFLVKVGFLKILHKYEITFLLPPSQRLGKDVCALPLPNPNLRVLSVTSVPEGYSVKCEYTAHKEGVLKEEMLLASETGDGACLKVVVQARVMDRHHGTPMLLDGVRCVGAELEYDSEQSDWHGFD